Proteins encoded in a region of the Bradyrhizobium sp. CB3481 genome:
- a CDS encoding acetyl-CoA C-acetyltransferase — protein MVDALIIDACRTPRGIGKAGKGALSGIHPQQLGATVLRALADRTGINTADVDDIIWGTSSQRGQQSGDLGRMSALDAGYDVRASGVTLDRFCGSGITSVNMAANAIMSGSEDLVIAGGTEMMSMEGRRGEGPFMMDNGNLRLRARHPQSHQGVCADAVATLEGITRQDVDELGLESQKRAAAAIKGGYFDKSLVPVYREDGSLALDREEYPRPQTTLEGLAGLKPAFPAIADYALDDKGTTYRKMILDKYPDLDINFVHHAGNSSGVVDGSAAILLASLNYAKAHGLKPRARVVAMANMGDSPTLMLNAPVPAARKVLAKAGLTLDDIDLFEINEAFAVVAEKFIRDLKLDRDRVNVNGGSIALGHPIGATGSILIGTVLDELERRDLKRGLVTMCAAGGMAPAIIIERV, from the coding sequence ATGGTTGACGCGCTGATCATCGATGCATGCAGGACGCCGCGGGGCATCGGCAAGGCGGGGAAGGGCGCCCTGTCAGGCATCCATCCGCAGCAGCTCGGTGCCACGGTGCTGCGCGCGCTGGCCGATCGCACCGGGATCAATACCGCTGATGTCGATGACATCATCTGGGGCACCAGCTCGCAGCGTGGCCAACAGAGCGGCGATCTCGGACGGATGTCGGCGCTCGATGCCGGCTATGATGTGCGCGCCAGCGGCGTGACGCTGGATCGGTTCTGCGGTTCCGGCATCACCAGCGTCAACATGGCGGCCAACGCCATCATGTCGGGTTCGGAAGATCTCGTGATCGCCGGCGGCACCGAGATGATGTCGATGGAGGGCCGTCGCGGCGAGGGCCCGTTCATGATGGACAACGGCAACCTTCGCCTGCGAGCCCGCCATCCGCAATCGCACCAGGGCGTCTGCGCCGACGCGGTGGCGACGCTGGAGGGCATCACGCGGCAGGACGTTGACGAACTCGGCCTTGAGAGCCAGAAGCGCGCAGCGGCCGCCATCAAGGGCGGCTACTTCGACAAGAGCCTCGTGCCGGTTTACCGCGAAGACGGCAGTCTCGCACTCGACCGCGAGGAATACCCACGGCCGCAGACTACCCTTGAGGGACTCGCCGGATTGAAGCCGGCGTTCCCGGCGATCGCCGATTACGCGCTCGATGACAAGGGCACGACCTACCGCAAAATGATCCTGGACAAGTATCCCGATCTCGACATCAACTTCGTGCACCACGCCGGTAATTCCTCCGGCGTCGTCGATGGCTCGGCGGCTATCCTGCTGGCGTCGCTGAATTATGCAAAGGCGCACGGACTGAAGCCGCGGGCGCGTGTCGTTGCGATGGCGAATATGGGGGATTCCCCGACGCTGATGCTGAATGCGCCGGTGCCGGCCGCGCGCAAGGTGCTGGCCAAGGCCGGCCTGACGCTTGACGACATCGATCTGTTCGAGATCAACGAGGCCTTTGCGGTCGTTGCCGAAAAGTTCATCCGCGACCTCAAGCTCGATCGCGACAGGGTCAACGTCAACGGCGGCTCGATTGCGCTCGGTCACCCCATCGGCGCAACCGGTTCGATCCTGATCGGCACCGTCTTGGACGAGCTGGAACGGCGCGATCTCAAGCGCGGCCTGGTGACGATGTGCGCCGCCGGCGGAATGGCGCCGGCGATTATCATCGAGCGCGTTTGA
- a CDS encoding ABC transporter ATP-binding protein: MLHIRSLSKSFGGVKATDNVTRDFADGSLTAVIGPNGAGKSTFFNLITGALRPDAGQILLNGVDLAGRTPPEIVRYGIGRAFQVASIFPSLTVQETMLAAVCADQRRASVLHRRFPLAETRDRAEHVMELLGLASKRNRVAATLSHGDQKLLDIALALVLDPKVLLLDEPTAGMGTEERWRMIDKVRELWEKQKITVVFIEHDMDIVFKIAPEIVVLCYGRILATGTPDAIRRNEAVIEAYLGAEHHAEAGA; encoded by the coding sequence ATGCTGCACATCCGCTCCCTTTCAAAATCGTTCGGCGGCGTCAAGGCGACCGATAATGTCACGCGCGACTTTGCCGACGGTTCGCTCACCGCCGTGATCGGCCCCAACGGTGCCGGCAAGAGTACGTTTTTCAATCTGATCACCGGGGCGCTGAGGCCGGATGCCGGCCAGATCCTACTCAATGGCGTCGATCTGGCCGGACGCACGCCACCCGAAATCGTGCGGTACGGCATCGGCAGGGCGTTTCAGGTCGCAAGCATCTTCCCGTCACTGACGGTGCAGGAGACGATGCTGGCCGCGGTCTGCGCCGATCAGCGGCGGGCCAGCGTCCTGCACCGGCGTTTCCCCCTCGCCGAGACGCGGGATCGTGCCGAGCATGTGATGGAATTGCTTGGGCTGGCTAGCAAGCGAAATCGCGTCGCAGCGACACTGTCGCACGGCGATCAGAAGCTGCTCGATATCGCACTCGCACTGGTGCTCGATCCGAAGGTGCTACTGCTCGATGAGCCGACCGCCGGCATGGGCACCGAAGAACGCTGGCGGATGATCGACAAGGTGAGGGAGCTTTGGGAGAAGCAGAAGATCACGGTGGTGTTCATCGAGCACGATATGGATATCGTCTTCAAGATCGCGCCTGAGATCGTCGTGCTCTGCTATGGCCGCATCCTCGCGACTGGCACGCCGGACGCGATCCGCCGCAACGAGGCGGTGATCGAGGCCTATCTCGGGGCCGAGCATCATGCGGAGGCCGGGGCATGA
- a CDS encoding MaoC family dehydratase yields the protein MAGLYFEEFEVGQEFHHEFSRTVTEMDNTMFSLLTMNPQPLHIDAHFAENTEFGQRLFNSIYTLGIMIGMSVYDTTLGTTIGNLGMTDVRFPKPVFHGDTLKAHTKIIGKRISKSRPNQGIVEFEHTMTNQRGELVASCRRTGLMHCKPKA from the coding sequence ATGGCTGGATTGTATTTCGAGGAATTCGAGGTTGGCCAGGAATTCCATCACGAGTTCAGCCGGACCGTGACCGAGATGGACAACACGATGTTCAGCCTGCTGACCATGAATCCGCAGCCGCTGCACATCGATGCGCATTTTGCTGAGAATACCGAATTCGGCCAGCGGCTGTTCAACAGCATCTATACGCTCGGCATCATGATCGGCATGAGCGTTTACGATACGACGCTCGGCACCACGATCGGCAACCTCGGCATGACTGACGTCAGGTTTCCAAAGCCGGTGTTTCACGGCGATACGCTCAAGGCGCACACCAAGATCATCGGCAAACGGATCAGCAAGTCGCGGCCGAACCAGGGTATCGTCGAGTTCGAGCACACCATGACCAATCAGCGCGGCGAGCTGGTGGCGAGCTGCCGCCGGACCGGCCTGATGCACTGCAAGCCGAAGGCATAA
- a CDS encoding CoA ester lyase: MRSFLFVPGDSLRKFESAKKTAADALILDLEDSIAPEEKVGARKTVREMLGARNPSQKAYVRVNALDTDLTLGDLAAIMPGRPDGIVLPKCAGAADVNRLSLYLDAFEAAAGIEHGITRIVTVATETARAVLKLLDFENMSPRLWGMMWGAEDLAASLGASRNRTGGRFLGPFLLARDLCLISAAAAGVVAIDTIATDINDLDALREESIAARQDGFLAKAVIHPKHVDVVNAAFMPTDEEIAWSEKVVKAFSENPASGVVKIDGKMIDKPHLRAAEKILALRGR; the protein is encoded by the coding sequence ATGCGATCCTTCCTGTTCGTTCCAGGCGACAGCCTGCGCAAGTTCGAGAGCGCCAAGAAGACGGCGGCCGATGCGCTGATCCTAGACCTCGAGGATTCCATTGCGCCAGAGGAGAAAGTCGGCGCGCGGAAGACGGTGCGCGAGATGCTCGGCGCGCGGAACCCTAGTCAGAAGGCCTATGTTCGCGTCAATGCGCTCGATACCGACCTGACGCTTGGCGATCTGGCCGCCATCATGCCGGGTCGACCCGATGGTATCGTGCTGCCGAAATGCGCCGGCGCCGCCGACGTCAATCGTCTTTCTCTCTATCTCGACGCTTTCGAGGCGGCGGCCGGGATTGAGCATGGGATAACGAGGATCGTTACGGTAGCGACGGAGACGGCGCGAGCGGTCCTCAAGCTGCTCGACTTCGAGAACATGAGCCCGCGGCTGTGGGGCATGATGTGGGGAGCTGAAGATCTTGCGGCTTCGCTTGGCGCGTCGCGTAACCGGACGGGGGGCCGTTTTCTTGGCCCGTTCCTGCTGGCGCGTGATCTCTGCCTGATCAGCGCCGCTGCCGCCGGCGTCGTTGCCATCGATACCATTGCCACCGATATCAACGACCTCGACGCGCTCAGAGAGGAATCCATTGCCGCGCGGCAGGACGGCTTTCTCGCCAAGGCGGTGATCCATCCAAAGCATGTCGACGTCGTCAATGCGGCCTTCATGCCGACGGATGAAGAGATCGCCTGGTCGGAAAAGGTCGTGAAGGCATTCAGCGAGAATCCGGCGTCCGGCGTCGTGAAAATCGACGGCAAGATGATCGACAAACCGCATCTGCGGGCCGCGGAGAAGATCCTGGCGCTGCGGGGACGGTAG
- a CDS encoding branched-chain amino acid ABC transporter permease: MDLDALTGCLASSACLVTQITSGFIIGMLLFLVAVGLTLIFGVLKVVNFSHGAFYMFGAYFAMTVYQLSGSFALAMLAGAVGTAIIGLIFERGFMSRVYGADVLMQLLVCYAFVLIFDDVVRMVWGPEFKSMGMPAAFQVMPLFIAGGVVPPYYLLLIGVALAAAVVLGLGLAQTRIGKVIRAAAHNPGMVSALGINTGLIYGGVFALGGMLAGLAGALAAPVRSLTPGMGFSVLIESFIVTVIGGMGSILGALIGALLIGLIRSFGTLGFPLFTEGLMYLFMVIVLVSRPTGLFGKEVA; encoded by the coding sequence TTGGATCTCGACGCGCTTACCGGCTGTCTCGCCAGCTCCGCCTGTCTGGTGACACAAATCACCAGCGGCTTCATCATAGGCATGTTGCTGTTTCTCGTCGCCGTCGGGCTGACGCTGATCTTCGGCGTGCTCAAGGTCGTCAATTTCAGCCACGGCGCCTTCTATATGTTTGGCGCCTACTTTGCGATGACGGTTTATCAGCTCTCGGGCAGTTTTGCGCTGGCCATGCTGGCCGGCGCTGTCGGCACCGCCATCATTGGCCTGATCTTCGAGCGCGGGTTCATGAGCCGGGTGTACGGTGCTGACGTGCTGATGCAACTGCTCGTCTGTTACGCCTTCGTGCTGATCTTCGACGACGTCGTGCGGATGGTCTGGGGCCCCGAGTTCAAATCGATGGGCATGCCGGCGGCGTTTCAGGTGATGCCGCTGTTCATCGCCGGCGGTGTGGTGCCGCCATACTATCTGCTGCTGATCGGCGTCGCGCTGGCGGCCGCCGTCGTGCTTGGGCTGGGATTGGCGCAGACACGAATAGGCAAGGTGATCCGGGCGGCCGCGCATAATCCCGGCATGGTATCGGCACTCGGCATCAACACAGGGCTGATCTATGGCGGGGTGTTCGCACTCGGCGGCATGCTGGCGGGCCTTGCAGGAGCGCTGGCGGCGCCGGTGCGTTCGCTGACACCCGGCATGGGATTCTCGGTCCTGATCGAATCCTTCATCGTTACCGTGATCGGCGGCATGGGTTCGATCCTGGGCGCGCTGATCGGCGCGCTGTTGATCGGGTTGATCCGCTCGTTCGGGACGCTCGGCTTTCCCTTGTTCACGGAAGGGCTGATGTATCTGTTCATGGTGATCGTGCTGGTCTCGCGCCCGACCGGCCTGTTCGGCAAGGAGGTCGCATGA
- a CDS encoding ABC transporter substrate-binding protein, translating to MTRTRKPGVSRRATLAMMGAGAVTFATPFGIPWVARAQAKTIKIGMPTILSGRVAQLGTSSRNAVMLEIEKVNAAGGLAGRTIEMVIRDSKGQPQEAARVARELVNTDGCEILIDAEASSGAFAVHEVARDLGVLCIHTNSETSALTADPKQHIPNAFRTARQGVHDSIVGGSYAAAIAKTKGLKKWATCSPDYAYGRDTTGEYVTYLKRFAPDVEIISESWPKLFQPDYTEVVTKILQAKPQALYSCLWGGDLTSYIDQANIYALFSQMEVFAVNMADYTALTVVKNLPKGIHSGNRYIKTYPATPENAAWGDAYKAKYGEYPTNWSWENATAIQLLAEASKKANSADGKKIAEVLRGLKIKSPFGADGTVTMRAEDQTLVGYAIGWGTTIPQEPYVPQVQAGDWKTIFELEAEWKKSKGYI from the coding sequence ATGACGAGAACCCGCAAACCGGGCGTGAGCCGACGTGCGACGTTGGCGATGATGGGCGCCGGCGCCGTAACGTTCGCGACACCATTTGGGATTCCTTGGGTGGCGCGCGCGCAAGCCAAGACCATCAAGATCGGCATGCCGACCATTCTCTCCGGGCGCGTTGCGCAACTCGGGACGTCGTCGCGCAATGCGGTGATGTTGGAGATCGAGAAGGTCAACGCCGCCGGCGGGCTCGCCGGCCGCACCATCGAAATGGTGATCCGCGATTCCAAGGGGCAGCCGCAGGAAGCCGCCCGCGTCGCCCGCGAACTCGTCAATACGGACGGATGCGAAATCCTGATCGATGCGGAAGCATCATCGGGTGCATTTGCGGTGCATGAGGTGGCGCGCGATCTCGGCGTGCTCTGCATTCACACCAATTCGGAAACTTCGGCGCTGACCGCCGATCCCAAGCAGCACATTCCGAATGCCTTCCGCACCGCGCGTCAGGGCGTGCATGACTCCATCGTCGGCGGCAGCTATGCCGCGGCGATCGCGAAAACCAAGGGCCTAAAGAAATGGGCGACCTGTTCGCCCGACTACGCCTATGGGCGCGACACCACCGGCGAATATGTGACCTACCTGAAGCGCTTTGCGCCTGACGTCGAGATCATCAGCGAGTCCTGGCCAAAGCTGTTCCAGCCTGATTATACCGAGGTGGTCACCAAAATCCTGCAGGCGAAGCCGCAGGCGCTGTATTCCTGCCTGTGGGGCGGCGATCTCACCTCCTATATCGACCAGGCCAATATCTACGCGCTGTTCAGCCAGATGGAGGTGTTTGCGGTCAACATGGCGGACTACACCGCGCTGACGGTGGTGAAGAACCTGCCGAAAGGCATTCATTCAGGTAACCGCTACATCAAGACCTATCCCGCAACGCCTGAGAACGCCGCATGGGGCGATGCCTACAAGGCGAAGTATGGCGAGTATCCCACCAACTGGTCCTGGGAGAATGCGACCGCGATCCAGCTGCTGGCGGAGGCGTCGAAGAAAGCCAATTCGGCCGACGGCAAGAAGATCGCGGAAGTCTTGCGCGGCCTGAAGATCAAGTCGCCATTCGGCGCCGACGGCACCGTCACCATGCGCGCCGAGGACCAGACGCTCGTGGGCTACGCGATTGGCTGGGGAACGACGATCCCGCAGGAGCCCTATGTGCCGCAGGTTCAGGCCGGCGATTGGAAGACGATCTTCGAGCTCGAAGCCGAGTGGAAGAAGAGCAAGGGTTATATCTGA
- a CDS encoding CoA transferase — translation MAIDRKLSPTHEAPYRGLRVLDFGQGIASPYCAMLLGAYGADVIKIEPPEGDWSRFLGTTYGNHTTLSAVYNRGKRSLCLDMKHKDGIAVAQRLARDCDVLIEGFRPGVAARLGIGYEELSRGNPGLIYLSVSAFGQSGPYSKRPGSDSVAQAFSGFVSINVGNDGTPHRAGTTISDVVTGVYAFQAIATTLFARATVGTGRWIDVNLCQSTSALLGHKVAEHVLEGGAPRALNVPAGSYQTADGWMMVTLVNEPQYKRLCSAIGRDDLAGDPRFADFSRRADAVDALIPQLREVFLTQPTDTWLSRLHAADLIAERIFDPGEWLRNVHVEATRAAVCQDTPGVGPVYSPRTPGIASLSEDDLCPAPDIGQDSFEVLLEAGFERGAIDDLVAAGAVRLAKGGKA, via the coding sequence ATGGCCATTGATCGCAAGCTATCGCCGACGCATGAGGCACCATATCGCGGGCTGCGCGTGCTGGATTTCGGGCAGGGCATCGCTTCGCCGTACTGTGCGATGTTGCTGGGCGCCTATGGCGCTGACGTCATCAAGATCGAGCCGCCGGAGGGCGACTGGTCGCGTTTCCTAGGCACGACTTATGGAAACCATACCACGCTGTCGGCAGTCTATAACCGCGGCAAACGCAGTCTCTGCCTCGACATGAAGCATAAAGACGGCATCGCGGTCGCTCAGAGGCTGGCGAGAGATTGCGACGTATTGATCGAAGGGTTTCGGCCAGGCGTCGCCGCGCGGCTCGGCATCGGTTATGAGGAGTTGTCGCGCGGCAATCCCGGCTTGATCTATCTCTCCGTCAGCGCGTTCGGACAAAGCGGGCCCTATTCGAAACGGCCGGGCTCTGATTCTGTCGCGCAGGCCTTTTCCGGCTTCGTATCGATCAATGTCGGCAATGATGGCACGCCGCATCGGGCCGGCACCACGATCTCCGACGTCGTGACCGGCGTCTATGCCTTCCAGGCCATTGCGACGACGCTGTTTGCGCGTGCGACCGTCGGCACGGGGCGTTGGATCGACGTCAACCTTTGCCAATCGACGTCTGCGTTACTCGGCCACAAGGTCGCCGAACATGTCCTCGAAGGCGGGGCGCCACGTGCGCTCAATGTTCCGGCGGGCTCGTACCAGACGGCGGACGGCTGGATGATGGTCACCCTCGTGAACGAGCCGCAATATAAGCGGCTGTGCTCGGCGATTGGTCGCGATGACCTCGCCGGCGATCCACGCTTCGCCGATTTTTCCCGGCGCGCTGATGCTGTGGATGCGTTGATCCCGCAGCTAAGGGAGGTATTTCTAACACAGCCAACTGATACTTGGCTGTCGCGCCTGCATGCTGCCGACCTTATCGCCGAGCGGATTTTCGATCCCGGCGAATGGCTGCGCAACGTCCATGTCGAGGCGACAAGGGCCGCGGTATGCCAGGACACGCCGGGGGTGGGGCCGGTGTACTCACCGCGAACCCCTGGTATTGCAAGCCTATCGGAGGATGACTTGTGTCCCGCACCTGATATAGGCCAGGACAGTTTTGAGGTGTTGCTCGAGGCTGGTTTCGAGCGCGGCGCCATCGATGATCTGGTCGCGGCTGGCGCGGTGCGCCTAGCCAAAGGAGGCAAGGCATGA
- a CDS encoding ABC transporter ATP-binding protein: MSAQPVVQVEDLDVYYGTSQILFGVGLSVRQGETMALLGRNGAGKSTTMKAIMGLAPARRGRVTLHGKVVSGLKPHHIARAGLGFVPEDRQIFPEHTVEDNLVIGAKKGPNGEDEWPIRRIYDVFPLLEPLRHRIAGRLSGGEQQMLAIARTLMGNPALLLLDEPSEGLAPIIVQRIGELLRQLRGTGATVLIAEQNMHFCLGLASHATVIDKGQIVYTSGIEELKGNENIRQRYLAL; this comes from the coding sequence ATGAGCGCGCAACCGGTCGTGCAGGTCGAGGATCTCGACGTTTATTATGGCACCAGCCAGATCCTGTTCGGCGTCGGCCTTTCCGTACGGCAGGGCGAGACGATGGCGCTGCTCGGCAGAAACGGCGCTGGCAAATCGACCACCATGAAGGCCATTATGGGCCTCGCGCCGGCGCGGCGAGGCAGGGTGACGCTGCACGGCAAGGTCGTTTCCGGGCTGAAGCCGCATCACATCGCGCGCGCAGGGCTCGGCTTCGTGCCGGAAGACCGGCAGATTTTTCCGGAGCATACGGTCGAGGACAATCTGGTCATCGGCGCCAAGAAGGGACCCAATGGCGAGGACGAATGGCCGATCCGGCGCATCTATGATGTGTTTCCGCTGCTGGAGCCGCTGCGCCACCGGATCGCGGGACGGCTGTCCGGCGGCGAACAGCAGATGCTGGCGATTGCCCGCACGCTGATGGGTAATCCCGCGCTGCTGCTATTGGACGAGCCGAGCGAGGGGCTGGCGCCGATCATTGTGCAGCGGATCGGCGAGTTGCTGCGGCAGCTCCGCGGTACCGGCGCCACCGTGCTGATCGCGGAGCAGAACATGCATTTTTGCCTTGGCCTTGCGAGCCACGCGACGGTTATCGACAAGGGCCAGATCGTCTACACATCCGGGATCGAAGAGCTGAAAGGCAACGAAAACATTCGTCAGCGCTATCTCGCGCTGTAG
- a CDS encoding enoyl-CoA hydratase/isomerase family protein encodes MSTHLVRYSVSSNIAEIMLDRPPVNALSMDLIDALLVALAKARDDETVRAVIIGSAHKVFCAGLDLDIVRGRPGIETKKFLERLYFALNDTQYRMGKPTIAAIDGAVRAGGMTIAISCDMIIAGDGCTFGYPEIDVGLIPAIHFVQLPRLVGKHQAFGPLFLGEPFDAATAFRMGLLSEVVPKGTALERAREIASKLAAKSPVVMKIGRDAFMRAIDADFRRSVENAAESFALVATTEDCQEGLNAFVEKRTPNYRGR; translated from the coding sequence ATGAGTACCCATCTTGTTCGTTATTCCGTCTCAAGCAATATCGCCGAGATCATGCTCGATCGCCCGCCGGTCAATGCGCTCAGCATGGACCTGATCGATGCGCTGCTGGTGGCGCTGGCGAAGGCAAGAGACGACGAGACGGTGCGCGCCGTGATCATCGGCAGCGCGCACAAGGTGTTCTGCGCCGGGCTCGATCTGGATATCGTTCGCGGCAGACCCGGGATCGAGACGAAGAAATTCCTTGAACGGCTGTATTTCGCGCTCAACGACACTCAGTACCGCATGGGCAAGCCGACCATCGCGGCCATCGACGGCGCCGTGCGGGCCGGCGGTATGACCATTGCCATCTCCTGCGACATGATCATCGCGGGCGACGGCTGCACTTTCGGCTATCCCGAGATCGACGTCGGCCTGATCCCGGCCATTCACTTCGTGCAGCTGCCGCGGCTGGTCGGCAAGCACCAGGCCTTCGGGCCGCTTTTCCTGGGCGAGCCCTTCGACGCCGCCACGGCCTTTCGCATGGGCCTGCTCAGCGAAGTGGTGCCGAAGGGCACCGCGCTTGAGCGCGCGCGGGAGATTGCCAGCAAGCTCGCCGCCAAATCGCCTGTTGTCATGAAGATCGGGCGCGATGCCTTTATGCGGGCGATCGACGCCGACTTCCGCCGCTCCGTGGAGAACGCCGCCGAGAGCTTTGCGCTGGTCGCTACGACGGAGGATTGTCAGGAAGGCTTGAATGCGTTCGTTGAGAAGCGGACGCCGAACTACAGGGGACGCTGA
- a CDS encoding branched-chain amino acid ABC transporter permease, with the protein MTELRAEQGAPALDVSRTEVKPRRNRDALIALALFVVLALLPMVFSSKLLLDFVIRCAAYGLFATSLNLLVGYTGLTSFGHGMFFGLGAYGFGLMMQKTGVPVPVAFVATLAITFVVALVIGAICVRLREIYFAFVTLAFQMLIHSTILSWVSLTGGDQGLRGGIPRPPFWGIDLSNQLHLYLASCALLVIGLLLMRQIAQSPFGYTLRMIRDNATRASFIGIDVWRAKLMIFVLAALFASTGGMIMALFVSGAYPEFAYWTTSGEGIFINMLGGVTTFLGPMVGTVLFLILNDTVTRLTEYHGLVLGTVILFFAIGLRKGLMDFAVEWYAQRRNGPGGRG; encoded by the coding sequence ATGACCGAGCTGCGGGCCGAGCAGGGCGCGCCGGCACTCGATGTTAGCCGCACCGAGGTGAAGCCGCGGCGTAATCGGGATGCTCTGATCGCGCTTGCGCTCTTTGTCGTGCTTGCTCTGTTGCCGATGGTGTTCAGCAGCAAATTGTTGCTCGATTTCGTGATCCGCTGCGCGGCCTATGGACTTTTTGCGACGTCGCTCAACCTGCTGGTCGGCTACACCGGCCTGACGTCGTTCGGCCACGGCATGTTCTTTGGCCTTGGCGCCTACGGCTTCGGGCTGATGATGCAGAAGACCGGCGTTCCGGTCCCGGTGGCTTTTGTCGCAACGCTGGCGATCACCTTCGTTGTCGCTCTCGTCATCGGCGCCATTTGCGTGCGACTGAGGGAAATCTACTTCGCTTTCGTGACGCTGGCGTTCCAGATGTTGATCCACTCGACCATCCTGTCCTGGGTATCGCTGACCGGCGGCGATCAGGGATTGCGCGGCGGTATTCCGCGGCCGCCGTTCTGGGGCATCGATCTATCGAACCAACTGCATCTGTACCTCGCGAGCTGTGCGCTGCTGGTGATCGGGCTGCTCCTGATGCGTCAGATTGCGCAGTCGCCGTTCGGCTACACGCTGCGCATGATCCGCGACAATGCGACGCGCGCCAGCTTCATCGGTATCGATGTCTGGCGGGCCAAACTGATGATCTTTGTCCTCGCGGCGCTGTTCGCCTCGACCGGCGGGATGATCATGGCGCTGTTCGTCTCGGGGGCCTATCCGGAATTCGCCTATTGGACTACGTCAGGCGAGGGCATTTTCATCAACATGCTCGGCGGCGTCACGACATTCCTGGGGCCGATGGTCGGGACCGTGCTGTTTCTGATTCTCAACGATACCGTCACCCGGCTGACCGAATATCATGGCCTTGTGCTCGGCACCGTGATCCTGTTCTTTGCGATCGGTCTGCGCAAAGGACTGATGGATTTTGCGGTCGAATGGTACGCGCAGCGTCGCAACGGTCCTGGGGGGCGCGGTTAG